The following are encoded in a window of Candidatus Fusobacterium pullicola genomic DNA:
- a CDS encoding DUF1653 domain-containing protein has translation MMIKENSIWINKKNGREYEVIKEAIDCTNERDGLIVIVYICKEVEGKLFVREKKEFLNKFFQK, from the coding sequence CTGATGATAAAAGAGAATTCAATTTGGATTAATAAAAAAAATGGAAGAGAGTACGAAGTGATAAAAGAGGCTATTGATTGTACTAATGAAAGAGATGGATTAATAGTGATAGTTTATATTTGCAAGGAGGTAGAAGGAAAACTTTTTGTAAGAGAAAAGAAGGAGTTTTTAAATAAATTTTTTCAAAAGTAA
- the guaB gene encoding IMP dehydrogenase, with protein sequence MNGKIVKEAITFDDVLLIPAKSEVLPHEVSLKTRLTKDITLNVPILSAAMDTVTESDLAIALARQGGIGFIHKNMSIEDQAAEVDRVKRIESGMIRNPVTLTADCTVGDAEDLMRKYKISGLPVIEEDGKLIGIVTNRDIKYHKDMAQLVGEIMTKDNLVTAPVGTTLDEAKEILLANRIEKLPITDDKGYLKGLITIKDIDNLAEYPNACKDAHGTLRVGAAVGIGADTLDRVAALVKAGVDIITVDSAHGHSAGVINKIREIREAFPNLNLIGGNIVTAEAALDLINAGVDAVKVGIGPGSICTTRVVAGVGVPQLTAVNDVFQVCKDRGIGVIADGGIKLSGDIVKALAAGADCVMLGGLLAGTTEAPGEEIILEGKRFKSYVGMGSIAAMKRGSKDRYFQNDAQKLVPEGIEGRIAYKGNLRDVVFQLCGGIRAGMGYCGTPTIEDLKINGKFIKITGAGLKESHPHDITITKEAPNYSK encoded by the coding sequence ATGAACGGAAAAATAGTAAAAGAGGCTATCACATTTGATGATGTATTATTAATCCCAGCAAAATCAGAGGTATTACCACATGAAGTAAGTCTTAAAACAAGACTGACAAAAGATATCACACTGAATGTCCCTATACTGAGTGCTGCTATGGATACTGTTACTGAATCAGATTTAGCTATTGCTCTAGCTAGACAAGGTGGTATAGGATTTATACATAAGAATATGAGTATTGAAGATCAAGCTGCTGAAGTTGATAGAGTGAAAAGAATAGAAAGTGGTATGATTAGAAACCCTGTTACTCTTACTGCTGATTGTACAGTTGGAGATGCAGAGGACTTAATGAGAAAATATAAAATTTCTGGTCTTCCTGTTATTGAAGAGGATGGTAAACTTATCGGAATAGTTACTAATAGAGATATAAAATATCACAAAGATATGGCTCAATTAGTTGGAGAAATTATGACTAAAGATAACTTAGTTACTGCTCCTGTTGGAACTACTTTAGATGAAGCAAAAGAGATTCTATTAGCTAATAGAATAGAAAAACTACCTATCACAGATGACAAGGGATACTTAAAAGGATTAATTACAATAAAAGATATAGATAACTTAGCTGAATATCCAAATGCATGTAAAGATGCTCATGGAACATTAAGAGTAGGTGCTGCTGTTGGTATTGGTGCTGATACTCTTGATAGAGTTGCTGCTCTTGTAAAAGCTGGAGTTGATATCATAACTGTTGACTCTGCTCATGGACATTCAGCTGGTGTAATAAATAAAATTAGAGAGATTAGAGAAGCTTTTCCAAACCTAAACTTAATAGGTGGAAATATTGTTACTGCTGAGGCTGCTCTTGATTTAATCAATGCTGGAGTAGATGCTGTAAAAGTTGGTATTGGACCTGGATCTATCTGTACAACAAGAGTTGTTGCAGGGGTTGGAGTTCCTCAGCTTACTGCTGTAAATGATGTGTTCCAAGTATGTAAAGATAGAGGAATTGGAGTTATTGCCGATGGTGGTATCAAACTATCTGGAGATATAGTGAAAGCTCTTGCTGCTGGTGCAGACTGTGTTATGTTAGGAGGATTACTAGCTGGTACTACAGAAGCTCCTGGAGAAGAGATTATTCTTGAAGGTAAGAGATTTAAAAGCTATGTTGGAATGGGATCAATAGCTGCTATGAAAAGAGGATCTAAAGATAGATATTTTCAAAATGATGCTCAAAAATTAGTTCCAGAAGGAATTGAAGGGCGTATAGCTTACAAAGGAAACTTAAGAGATGTTGTATTCCAATTATGTGGTGGAATTAGAGCTGGTATGGGATATTGTGGAACTCCTACAATAGAAGATCTAAAAATAAATGGTAAATTTATAAAAATCACTGGTGCTGGACTAAAAGAGAGCCACCCACATGATATTACAATAACTAAAGAAGCTCCTAACTATTCTAAATAA
- a CDS encoding lactate dehydrogenase has protein sequence MKKIIAFAVRKDELSAFEKYSKEFNFSIKLEEKSLNPETVELCKGYDGVTFLGNCSVNREVLEKLNSFKIKYIASRSTGYNNVDLKAAKELGIYVSNSTYSSYSVAEFAVMSAFILLRNIPQSLKRVEKYNFSLGGLIGRELRNQTIGIIGTGKIGRIVAHHFKAMGAKVIAYDLYPSSDEIQYVSLEELFTQSDIISLHTPLTPENHHLINKETIDKMKNDVLIINSARGELINLEDLIVGLKSKKIAGVALDTLEKEVGILHKDCSNIGFEHPQLKELLNMENVMITSHQAFYTDQAVSDMVESALTCLNEYFLSGNSKNNLIK, from the coding sequence AATTAAATTGGAAGAGAAGAGTTTAAATCCAGAAACAGTAGAGTTATGTAAGGGATATGATGGAGTAACTTTCTTAGGAAATTGTAGTGTAAATAGGGAAGTATTAGAGAAGCTAAACTCTTTTAAGATAAAATATATAGCAAGTAGAAGTACAGGATATAATAATGTAGATTTAAAAGCTGCTAAGGAATTAGGAATATATGTAAGTAATTCAACTTACTCATCATATTCAGTGGCAGAGTTTGCAGTTATGTCAGCCTTTATTTTATTGAGAAATATTCCTCAAAGTTTAAAAAGAGTGGAAAAATATAATTTTTCTTTAGGTGGATTGATAGGAAGAGAATTAAGAAATCAGACAATAGGAATTATAGGAACAGGAAAGATAGGAAGAATAGTTGCTCACCACTTTAAAGCTATGGGAGCTAAAGTTATAGCCTATGATCTGTACCCAAGTTCTGATGAGATCCAGTATGTTTCTTTAGAAGAATTATTTACTCAATCAGATATAATCTCTTTACATACTCCACTTACTCCAGAAAATCATCATCTAATAAATAAAGAAACAATAGATAAAATGAAAAATGATGTTTTAATAATAAATTCAGCAAGAGGAGAACTAATTAATTTAGAGGATTTGATTGTAGGTTTAAAAAGTAAAAAAATAGCTGGAGTAGCTTTAGATACTCTAGAAAAAGAGGTAGGAATACTTCATAAAGATTGTAGTAACATTGGATTTGAGCATCCACAATTAAAAGAATTATTAAATATGGAAAATGTTATGATAACATCACATCAAGCATTTTATACAGATCAAGCAGTATCAGATATGGTTGAGTCAGCTTTGACTTGTCTGAATGAGTATTTTTTATCAGGGAATTCTAAAAATAATTTAATAAAATAG
- a CDS encoding mechanosensitive ion channel, whose protein sequence is MHEIITEFFNKTIAVLPTIIVRGIIVIILFSLWPKLVSVIITSYKKALRKRNVDPLLESFTSSMLKTLMYVILFFLIIGIAGVKATSLLTVLGTAGLAVGLALQGSLSNLAGGLLILFFKPFTKGEYIVASSGVEGTVDKIQILYTILTTTDNRVIIVPNSQLANNAITNVSRNPIRRLDMVFSVSYDTPTEKVKEILNRIANAHPSVLKDKPFNIRMSVQNASSLDFICRVWVNKEDYWTTKFDFNEIVKAEFDANNIEIPYQKIDIYRK, encoded by the coding sequence ATGCACGAAATTATCACAGAATTTTTCAACAAAACAATCGCTGTACTTCCTACAATTATTGTAAGAGGTATTATTGTAATCATCTTATTTTCACTATGGCCAAAGCTTGTAAGTGTAATTATTACATCTTATAAAAAAGCTTTAAGAAAGAGAAATGTAGATCCATTATTAGAGAGTTTCACTAGCTCTATGCTAAAAACTTTAATGTATGTTATTCTATTTTTCTTAATAATCGGGATAGCTGGAGTAAAAGCAACTTCTCTATTAACAGTTCTTGGTACTGCTGGATTAGCTGTTGGTTTAGCACTACAAGGAAGTTTATCTAACCTTGCTGGAGGATTATTAATACTATTCTTCAAACCTTTCACTAAGGGAGAATATATTGTAGCAAGCAGTGGTGTAGAAGGAACTGTTGACAAGATACAAATACTTTATACTATTTTAACTACTACAGATAATAGAGTTATCATTGTTCCTAATAGCCAATTAGCTAACAACGCTATTACAAATGTTTCTAGAAACCCAATCAGAAGATTAGATATGGTTTTCTCTGTTTCTTATGATACTCCTACAGAAAAAGTAAAAGAGATTTTAAATAGAATTGCTAATGCTCATCCTTCTGTATTAAAAGATAAACCTTTTAATATTAGAATGAGTGTTCAAAATGCTAGTTCTCTTGATTTCATCTGCAGAGTATGGGTTAATAAAGAGGATTATTGGACTACAAAATTTGACTTTAATGAAATAGTTAAAGCTGAATTTGATGCAAATAATATCGAAATCCCATATCAAAAAATCGATATTTACAGAAAATAA